A stretch of the Carassius carassius chromosome 50, fCarCar2.1, whole genome shotgun sequence genome encodes the following:
- the LOC132133551 gene encoding interferon-induced GTP-binding protein Mx2-like gives MNGEVHSHLEENIRPYIDLIDTLRSVGIHKDLSLPTIAVIGDQSSGKSSVLEALSGIALPRGTGIVTRCPLELKLKKVTSGVNWKAVLSYRKKKTDIANSSSVENKIKEAQNELAGKGVGICDELITLEVMSPDVCDLTLIDLPGIARVPVNGQPEDIAEQIKRLITRYIEKQETINMVVVPCNIDIATTEALNMAQKVDPEGKRTVGILTKPDLIDRGTEKQILDIVQNKTIPLRKGYIMVKCRGQHQINENISLEEAAKEERDFFQKHDFFRCLLNEDKVTIKSLATKLTQHLVDHIKKSLPQLNEQIKKQLCDLRNELKECEAGPPQDPKGAKQFLTETIMKFIKQINSISAGELVIGENLFGQLRMEFKKWNDHLNNRKLSFNNSPEEEITFNQEFRGRELLGFSNYKMFEVVLQKHVATLKDPANHLLNVIKDIVIKQFTHVVNQCFQNYPVLLDITKDKIYNIQSVQQEKAEKRISEQFDMEDMIFTQDAIYLKSLKEITKDMFSEEQIPLFDKKCKYGEMLQAYYEIVVHRMADQLPMIITLFMLKQTAHHLSTEMVYLLDGANVSELLFEDSDVGRKRRDLHVRLERMKIGQEKISNFI, from the exons ATGAACGGAGAGGTTCACAGTCATTTAGAAGAGAACATTCGTCCATACATTGATCTGATTGACACTCTGCGGTCAGTTGGCAttcacaaggacttgtcattacCAACTATTGCAGTGATCGGAGACCAAAGTTCTGGAAAAAGCTCTGTGTTGGAGGCACTGTCTGGAATTGCTTTACCAAGAGGGACTG GAATCGTCACCAGATGTCCATTAGAGCTGAAGTTGAAGAAGGTAACAAGTGGAGTCAACTGGAAGGCTGTTCTGTCTTAccgtaaaaagaaaacagatattgCTAATTCATCATCGGTTGAAAACAAAATCaaagaag CCCAGAATGAGCTGGCAGGCAAAGGTGTAGGAATATGTGATGAACTCATCACTTTAGAGGTCATGTCACCAGATGTGTGTGACCTTACACTGATTGATCTACCTGGAATTGCCCGAGTCCCAGTAAACGGACAACCAGAGGATATTGCAGAACAG ATTAAACGTCTGATTACGAGATATATTGAGAAGCAAGAGACTATAAACATGGTAGTGGTCCCTTGTAACATTGACATTGCAACAACAGAAGCATTAAACATGGCACAAAAAGTAGATCCTGAGGGCAAAAGAACTGTCG GCATTTTGACCAAGCCAGACCTCATAGACAGGGGAACAGAGAAACAAATTCTGGACATTGTTCAGAACAAAACGATTCCTCTCCGCAAAGGTTACATCATGGTGAAGTGTAGAGGACAACATCAGATCAATGAGAACATTTCTCTGGAGGAGGCAGCAAAAGAAGAGAGAGATTTCTtccaaaaacatgattttttcag ATGCCTCTTGAATGAGGACAAAGTGACTATTAAAAGTCTTGCCACCAAACTGACTCAGCATCTCGTTGATCATATTAAA AAATCCCTCCCGCAGCTCAATGAGCAGATAAAAAAGCAGTTGTGTGACCTGAGGAATGAGCTCAAAGAGTGTGAGGCTGGACCACCACAAGACCCTAAGGGTGCCAAACAATTCCTCACTGAA ACTATAATGAAATTCATCAAACAAATCAATTCCATATCAGCAGGAGAGCTGGTCATTGGGGAAAATTTATTTGGCCAGCTTCGGATGGAATTCAAGAAATGGAATGATCATCTTAATAATAGAAAGCTATCCT TTAATAATTCACCTGAAGAGGAAATAACATTCAACCAGGAATTCAGAGGGAGGGAACTGCTCGGCTTCAGCAACTACAAAATGTTTGAGGTGGTTCTGCAGAAGCATGTGGCCACACTTAAAGACCCTGCCAATCACTTACTCAATGTCATCAAAG ACATCGTCATCAAGCAGTTTACTCATGTAGTGAATCAGTGTTTCCAAAACTACCCTGTTCTTCTAGATATCACTAAG GACAAAATTTACAACATTCAGTCAGTCCAGCAAGAAAAGGCGGAGAAAAGGATTTCAGAGCAGTTTGACATGGAAGACATGATCTTCACTCAAGATGCTATCTACTTAAAGAGCCTAAAAGAGATTACAAAAGACATGTTTTCAGAAGAGCAGATACCTCTCTTTGACAAAAAATGCAAGTACGGTGAAATGCTGCAGGCGTATTATGAG ATTGTGGTGCACCGGATGGCTGACCAACTGCCCATGATAATCACTCTTTTCATGCTGAAGCAAACTGCTCACCACCTGTCTACTGAGATGGTGTATTTACTGGATGGGGCAAATGTGAGCGAGCTCCTGTTCGAGGACTCTGATGTTGGTAGAAAGCGCAGAGACCTGCATGTTCGTCTGGAGCGTATGAAAATTGGTCAAGAAAAAATTAGCAATTTCATCTGA
- the LOC132133553 gene encoding uncharacterized protein LOC132133553, translated as MDSASTSSKLIYKMSTEDITKLIELRSSTSALFDGRKNSSKTAWSAILREMGLEEKMTTEQMAKKWENLKARYKDAKYPPAGVEKNPTCWKWFNLMDNALGEEFDETISQQVITAEADNDNAPLPSKKLRQIKVGGEILEFLEEEGSPVNVPTASRLDLVKRGRQKGKQKTESHSLDDMRTKLQRERQLLEKELGGLDREKALLVRERALANRERAALQRDRAQVEKDKAAVNRDKASLEQDRTRLQKDKEALARDRVELDRDRRSAHITNHVKSSSGCNGMDCPQEKNRERLIFLLEKVIEKM; from the exons ATGGATTCTGCGTCGACCAGCTCTAAACTCATCTATAAAA TGTCTACTGAGGACATCACAAAGCTGATAGAGCTGCGATCGAGCACCTCGGCGCTTTTTGACGGGAGGAAAAATTCATCTAAAACAGCCTGGAG cgCAATACTCAGAGAAATGGGGCTTGAGGAAAAGATGACAACTGAGCAGATGGCCAAAAAGTGGGAAAACCTGAAAGCAAGATATAAG GATGCAAAATATCCCCCCGCCGGAGTGGAGAAGAACCCCACCTGCTGGAAATGGTTCAATCTCATGGACAATGCTCTGGGTGAAGAGTTTGATGAAACGATAAGCCAGCAAGTGATCACAGCAGAAGCTGACAATGATAATGCACCTCTCCCAAGTAAGAAGCTACGCCAGATTAAAGTCGGAGGGGAAATATTGGAATTTCTGGAAGAGGAAGGATCTCCGGTGAACGTGCCGACGGCCTCCAGACTGGATCTGGTTAAGCGGGGAAGACAAAAAGGCAAGCAGAAGACAGAAAGTCACTCGCTGGATGACATGAGAACCAAACTTCAAAGAGAAAGACAGCTTCTAGAAAAGGAGCTTGGAGGCCTGGACAGAGAAAAAGCCCTTTTAGTGCGGGAAAGGGCTCTTGCCAATCGGGAAAGAGCAGCGCTTCAGCGGGACAGAGCCCAGGTAGAGAAGGACAAAGCTGCGGTTAACAGAGACAAGGCGTCTTTGGAGCAGGACAGAACCCGACTGCAGAAAGATAAAGAAGCTTTGGCAAGGGACAGAGTGGAACTTGACAGAGACAGAAGGTCGGCACACATCACTAATCACGTGAAAAGCAGTTCAGGATGCAATGGGATGGACTGCCCTcaagaaaaaaacagagaaagatTAATATTCTTACTTGAAAAGGTGATTGAAAAAATGTGA
- the LOC132133552 gene encoding uncharacterized protein LOC132133552 — MAQPSQQWSHKDTDALIRWRMAHGYLFSGWRNTCRNGWELFIQATKSNLDGDITSQRAKRKWENLKCKYKVLKALAKDIETVKPESWQWFRLMEKAVDGDPTDVDPPKLTFLTNPADDSECAAQPSKKMYQVEMGSDILQLLTHSVIEVNTQATVADGRPSSETAESVKGKHMEKSPPETQDELNFERAKLRRERQLLEKQHADLDRERVMLEREKVIAEREKTALERDRVQLVKDRAAIDRERASLEQDRARLEQDRAALDKDRETFTAMALDTNGTGHTEPYSPFAEDRKRLIFLFEKLIERF, encoded by the exons ATGGCGCAACCATCTCAACAGT GGTCTCACAAGGACACCGATGCACTGATCAGGTGGCGCATGGCCCATGGCTATTTATTCTCAGGATGGAGGAACACATGCAGAAATGGCTGGGA gctGTTCATACAAGCGACAAAATCCAACCTGGATGGAGATATTACTTCTCAAAGAGCAAAACGGAAGTGGGagaatttaaaatgcaaatacaaa GTTTTAAAAGCTCTTGCAAAGGACATTGAAACGGTTAAACCCGAATCCTGGCAGTGGTTCAGACTCATGGAGAAGGCTGTAGATGGCGATCCCACTGATGTCGACCCTCCTAAACTGACCTTCTTGACCAACCCGGCCGATGATTCTGAATGTGCAGCCCAGCCCAGCAAAAAGATGTATCAAGTAGAAATGGGGAGTGATATTCTACAATTACTGACACATTCAGTTATCGAGGTCAATACTCAAGCGACGGTAGCTGATGGAAGACCCTCATCAGAGACTGCAGAAAGCGTGAAAGGGAAACACATGGAAAAAAGCCCTCCAGAGACTCAAGACGAGCTAAACTTTGAAAGAGCCAAACTCAGACGAGAGCGACAGCTGCTGGAGAAGCAGCACGCAGACTTGGACCGAGAGCGAGTGATGCTGGAGCGCGAGAAGGTCATCGCAGAGAGGGAGAAAACGGCGTTGGAGAGAGACAGGGTGCAGCTGGTAAAGGACCGAGCTGCGATTGACCGGGAAAGAGCCTCGTTGGAACAGGACAGAGCGAGACTGGAGCAGGACAGAGCAGCCCTTGATAAAGACAGAGAGACTTTTACCGCCATGGCTCTTGATACAAATGGCACAGGACACACTGAACCATACTCCCCATTTGCAGAGGACAGAaaaagattaatatttttgttcgaAAAACTGATCGAGAGATTTTGA
- the LOC132133181 gene encoding protein FAM3C-like isoform X2 produces MMYMRRGKLRFVFMVVALIISVCLVLKLLQMNPELTLSDLVERSLGGAASDQLKPDHNKDDGPKGKCGLPKPCPENNYTFKMYSGATSIIGPRICFEGKMIIEKDTRGNRRGINIAVINEKTGEHVNTGSFNMWNGKVEELIEFLKSIENGSLVLIATFDDPATKLNDEARTLFAELGSSYISQLKFRDNWVFVGGKKTKTNISFEQHIKNDRETNKYEGWPEIIEMEGCIPRID; encoded by the exons ATGATGTACATGCGAAGAG GAAAATTGAGATTTGTTTTCATGGTGGTTGCCCTCATAATATCGGTATGCCTTGTCCTCAAACTCCTGCAGATGAATCCTGAACTAACATTATCAGATTTAGTAG AAAGGTCATTGGGGGGAGCAGCTTCTGACCAGTTAAAACCTGATCATAATAAAGATGATG GTCCTAAAGGCAAATGTGGCCTCCCAAAACCATGTCCTGAAAATAATTATACCTTTAAGATGTACAGCGGCGCAACAAGCATCATTGGACCACGAATATGCTTTGAGGGGAAAAT gataatAGAGAAAGACACACGGGGAAATCGACGAGGAATTAATATTGCTGTTATCAATG AAAAAACGGGTGAACACGTTAACACTGGCAGCTTCAATATGTGGAACGGAA AGGTTGAGGAGCTGATAGAGTTTCTGAAGTCAATCGAGAATGGTTCTCTTGTGCTGATTGCCACTTTTGATGATCCAGCCACAAA ACTTAATGATGAAGCAAGGACACTCTTTGCAGAGCTTGGCAGTTCATATATTTCCCAGCTGAAATTCAGAGATAACTGGGTCTTTGTGGGAGGAAAGAAAACCAAAACCAATATCTCTTTTGAGCAG cACATAAAGAATGACAGGGAAACCAATAAGTACGAAGGCTGGCCAGAAATTATCGAGATGGAAGGTTGCATACCTCGAATAGACTGA
- the LOC132133181 gene encoding protein FAM3C-like isoform X1, which translates to MFTFLFLVGPLVLHNRQRGKRKLRFVFMVVALIISVCLVLKLLQMNPELTLSDLVERSLGGAASDQLKPDHNKDDGPKGKCGLPKPCPENNYTFKMYSGATSIIGPRICFEGKMIIEKDTRGNRRGINIAVINEKTGEHVNTGSFNMWNGKVEELIEFLKSIENGSLVLIATFDDPATKLNDEARTLFAELGSSYISQLKFRDNWVFVGGKKTKTNISFEQHIKNDRETNKYEGWPEIIEMEGCIPRID; encoded by the exons atgtttacatttttatttctagttGGTCCCCTTGTGCTACATAACAGACAGAGAGGCAAAA GAAAATTGAGATTTGTTTTCATGGTGGTTGCCCTCATAATATCGGTATGCCTTGTCCTCAAACTCCTGCAGATGAATCCTGAACTAACATTATCAGATTTAGTAG AAAGGTCATTGGGGGGAGCAGCTTCTGACCAGTTAAAACCTGATCATAATAAAGATGATG GTCCTAAAGGCAAATGTGGCCTCCCAAAACCATGTCCTGAAAATAATTATACCTTTAAGATGTACAGCGGCGCAACAAGCATCATTGGACCACGAATATGCTTTGAGGGGAAAAT gataatAGAGAAAGACACACGGGGAAATCGACGAGGAATTAATATTGCTGTTATCAATG AAAAAACGGGTGAACACGTTAACACTGGCAGCTTCAATATGTGGAACGGAA AGGTTGAGGAGCTGATAGAGTTTCTGAAGTCAATCGAGAATGGTTCTCTTGTGCTGATTGCCACTTTTGATGATCCAGCCACAAA ACTTAATGATGAAGCAAGGACACTCTTTGCAGAGCTTGGCAGTTCATATATTTCCCAGCTGAAATTCAGAGATAACTGGGTCTTTGTGGGAGGAAAGAAAACCAAAACCAATATCTCTTTTGAGCAG cACATAAAGAATGACAGGGAAACCAATAAGTACGAAGGCTGGCCAGAAATTATCGAGATGGAAGGTTGCATACCTCGAATAGACTGA
- the LOC132133181 gene encoding protein FAM3C-like isoform X3, giving the protein MVVALIISVCLVLKLLQMNPELTLSDLVERSLGGAASDQLKPDHNKDDGPKGKCGLPKPCPENNYTFKMYSGATSIIGPRICFEGKMIIEKDTRGNRRGINIAVINEKTGEHVNTGSFNMWNGKVEELIEFLKSIENGSLVLIATFDDPATKLNDEARTLFAELGSSYISQLKFRDNWVFVGGKKTKTNISFEQHIKNDRETNKYEGWPEIIEMEGCIPRID; this is encoded by the exons ATGGTGGTTGCCCTCATAATATCGGTATGCCTTGTCCTCAAACTCCTGCAGATGAATCCTGAACTAACATTATCAGATTTAGTAG AAAGGTCATTGGGGGGAGCAGCTTCTGACCAGTTAAAACCTGATCATAATAAAGATGATG GTCCTAAAGGCAAATGTGGCCTCCCAAAACCATGTCCTGAAAATAATTATACCTTTAAGATGTACAGCGGCGCAACAAGCATCATTGGACCACGAATATGCTTTGAGGGGAAAAT gataatAGAGAAAGACACACGGGGAAATCGACGAGGAATTAATATTGCTGTTATCAATG AAAAAACGGGTGAACACGTTAACACTGGCAGCTTCAATATGTGGAACGGAA AGGTTGAGGAGCTGATAGAGTTTCTGAAGTCAATCGAGAATGGTTCTCTTGTGCTGATTGCCACTTTTGATGATCCAGCCACAAA ACTTAATGATGAAGCAAGGACACTCTTTGCAGAGCTTGGCAGTTCATATATTTCCCAGCTGAAATTCAGAGATAACTGGGTCTTTGTGGGAGGAAAGAAAACCAAAACCAATATCTCTTTTGAGCAG cACATAAAGAATGACAGGGAAACCAATAAGTACGAAGGCTGGCCAGAAATTATCGAGATGGAAGGTTGCATACCTCGAATAGACTGA